One genomic region from Sciurus carolinensis chromosome 2, mSciCar1.2, whole genome shotgun sequence encodes:
- the Serpina10 gene encoding LOW QUALITY PROTEIN: protein Z-dependent protease inhibitor (The sequence of the model RefSeq protein was modified relative to this genomic sequence to represent the inferred CDS: inserted 7 bases in 6 codons; substituted 1 base at 1 genomic stop codon) has product MKRKEELETRRCPRPRAGSSPAEKSAEGKRSLASAADHKRVALSPLLPVLLAEVWLVLGLALSSQPEAQAGLDTLEAQPPQNQAQGKVQAPTDGGTRRGGRGLAKGQMSNFGFNLLRKISVRDGGXLVFSPLDVSLTMAGSVLGQRADESQVEGGXPPAARSHTEAPLLPALAPRLSEALSSTPSGASRGSSTFIHKDLMSETFPNXSKRFLDTECVPGNFHNAXQAQGLRNHHISRDXGEIPKPFDEIKPRNKVILVDHILFQGTWLTPFDPIFTKXDTFHMDTSKAVKVPTMYGAGKFASTFDKTFHCHILGLPYQGNTTMLAVLMGILGDLALEDCLPTELVETWGGNMKTRKMEVFFLKFKLDQKYETHELLKQMGVRRTFSPLVGLSKLSHSRMPSGSPLGPNPKHMMPPKPTNRSANHSVLIKCLRTGLQIHQRSQMLKERMESHPLQDERNPDVTRPKSPPALDIPSRKPLWGHHVSSEQDLFRPAQSSDESVIEADKKGTEAVAGNLSEITAYSLPPXMEVDRRFHFMVHQEGSRMLLFLQVVNPTLP; this is encoded by the exons atgaagaggaaagaggaactggAGACCAGGCGCTGCCCGAGGCCCCGGGCAGGGAGTAGTCCTGCTGA GAAGTCTGCTGAAGGGAAGCGGTCCTTGGCCTCTGCAGCTGACCACAAGAGGGTGGCCCTGAGCCCCCTGCTCCCTGTCCTCCTGGCAGAGGTGTGGCTGGTGCTTGGCCTGGCCCTCAGTTCCCAGCCAGAAGCCCAGGCAGGGCTGGACACTCTGGAGGCTCAGCCTCCTCAGAACCAGGCTCAGGGGAAAGTGCAGGCTCCTACTGATGGGGGGACGAGGAGGGGTGGCCGAGGCCTGGCCAAGGGCCAGATGTCAAACTTTGGGTTCAACCTCCTGCGAAAGATCTCCGTGAGGGATGGCG AGCTGGTCTTCTCGCCACTGGACGTGTCCTTGACCATGGCAGGCTCGGTGCTGGGCCAGAGGGCAGACGAGAGCCAGGTGGAGGGCGG CCCACCCGCAGCCCGCAGCCACACGGAGGCCCCACTCCTGCCAGCCCTCGCTCCGCGGCTCAGCGAGGCCCTCTCCAGCACCCCCAGCGGGGCCTCGCGGGGGAGTTCTACCTTCATCCACAAGGATTTGATGTCAGAGACCTTCCCCAATTAATCCAAGAGGTTCCTTGATACAGAGTGTGTGCCTGGGAATTTTCACAACG CGCAGGCCCAGGGGCTCAGGAATCATCACATAAGCAGAG TCGGGGAAATTCCCAAACCATTTGATGAGATTAAACCCAGAAACAAAGTAATTCTTGTGGATCACATCTTGTTCCAAGGGACTTG GCTGACCCCATTTGACCCTATCTTCACCA GTGACACTTTCCACATGGACACATCCAAGGCAGTCAAGGTGCCCACGATGTACGGGGCGGGCAAGTTCGCCTCCACCTTTGACAAGACTTTTCACTGCCACATCCTCGGGCTGCCCTACCAAGGAAACACCACCATGCTGGCAGTCCTCATGGGGATCCTGGGTGACCTTGCCCTGGAAGACTGTCTGCCCACAGAGCTGGTGGAGACGTGGGGCGGGAACATGAAGACCAG gaaaatggaggttttCTTCCTCAAGTTCAAGCTGGACCAGAAGTATGAGACACATGAGCTGCTCAAGCAAATGGGCGTCAGAAGAACCTTCTCACCCTTGGTTGGCCTCAGCAAACTCAGCCACAGCAGGATGCCTTCGGGGTCTCCACTGGGGCCCAATCCTAAGCACATGATGCCACCAAAACCAACAAATAGGTCTGCAAACCACTCAGTTTTGATAAAATGCCTG AGGACTGGCTTGCAGATCCACCAGCGCAGCCAAATGCTGAAAGAGCGCATGGAATCCCACCCCCTTCAGGATGAAAGAAACCCTGACGTCACAAGGCCCAAGTCGCCACCTGCCTTGGACATACCCTCTAGAAAACCCCTGTGGGGCCATCATGTTTCCAGTGAACAGGATTTATTTCGTCCCGCCCAATCCTCAGAtg AATCAGTGATTGAGGCTGATAAGAAAGGAACTGAGGCGGTGGCAGGAAACCTGTCAGAAATTACTGCTTATTCCCTGCCTC ACATGGAGGTGGACCGGCGCTTCCACTTCATGGTCCACCAGGAAGGCTCAAGGATGCTCCTGTTTCTGCAGGTGGTGAATCCAACTCTCCCGTGA